One part of the [Pantoea] beijingensis genome encodes these proteins:
- a CDS encoding pyridoxal phosphatase, with translation MSYRIIALDLDGTLLTPQKTILPASLDALAQARKAGVKVLIVTGRHHVAIHPFYQALALDTPAICCNGTYLYDYHAKKVLASDPLRKSQAQRVIQMLDEQAIHGLLYVDNAMLYQTPTGHVTRTINWAQSLPEHQRPTFLHVDSLSEAAQQAESIWKFALSHPDTRALQDFAEKVEAELGLACEWSWQDQVDIAQQGNSKGKRLAQWVEHAGFQMSDVLAFGDNYNDLSMLEAAGLGIAMGNADDAIKARADRVIGTNLEPGIAETIYREIL, from the coding sequence ATCATTGCCCTCGACCTTGATGGCACGCTGCTAACACCGCAAAAAACCATTCTCCCCGCATCACTCGATGCGCTAGCCCAGGCACGTAAAGCGGGTGTTAAGGTCCTGATCGTCACCGGCCGTCATCATGTTGCTATACATCCTTTTTATCAGGCCCTCGCGCTGGATACACCTGCAATTTGCTGTAATGGTACTTATTTGTATGATTACCATGCAAAAAAGGTACTGGCATCCGATCCACTCAGAAAATCCCAGGCGCAGCGTGTGATCCAGATGCTGGATGAACAGGCGATTCATGGCTTGCTCTATGTTGATAACGCCATGCTTTATCAAACCCCCACAGGGCACGTTACGCGCACAATAAACTGGGCACAATCGCTGCCTGAACATCAGCGTCCAACCTTTTTGCACGTCGACAGCCTGAGCGAGGCGGCACAGCAGGCGGAGTCAATCTGGAAGTTTGCGCTTTCGCACCCTGATACGCGTGCCCTGCAAGACTTTGCAGAGAAAGTTGAAGCGGAGCTGGGCTTAGCTTGCGAGTGGTCATGGCAAGATCAGGTCGATATTGCTCAACAGGGTAACAGCAAAGGTAAACGCCTGGCTCAGTGGGTAGAACACGCCGGTTTTCAGATGAGCGATGTGTTAGCCTTTGGCGATAATTATAACGATCTCAGCATGCTGGAAGCGGCGGGCTTAGGCATTGCGATGGGCAACGCGGATGACGCCATCAAAGCGCGGGCCGATCGCGTTATTGGCACCAACCTTGAGCCCGGAATTGCGGAAACCATTTATCGGGAAATTCTGTAA